One region of Bradyrhizobium betae genomic DNA includes:
- a CDS encoding TAXI family TRAP transporter solute-binding subunit, with translation MKRTILGVAAALALAASAPCAHAQSFINVLTGGTSGVYYPLGVAIGKIYGDKIPNVKTQVQATKASVENLILLQQGRGELAFTLGDSLKAAWEGDEEAGFKTKLDKLRTIGAIYPNYIQIVATAESGIKTLADLKGKSLSVGAPKSGTELNSRAILGAAGMTYKDLGKVEYLPFAESVDLMKNRQLGATLQSAGLGVASLKDLSSSSSITVVAVPKETVDKIGPPFISTIIPANTYTGQDKDVPTAAVVNYLVTNSTVSDDLAYQMTKLIYESLPELQNAHAAGKEIKLETAATGSPVPLHPGAIRYYKEKGLIK, from the coding sequence ATGAAACGGACGATTCTCGGCGTGGCCGCGGCTCTTGCTCTGGCGGCGTCGGCACCTTGCGCGCATGCGCAATCTTTCATCAACGTTCTGACCGGGGGCACCTCCGGCGTCTACTATCCGCTCGGGGTCGCGATCGGGAAGATCTACGGCGACAAGATTCCGAACGTGAAGACGCAGGTGCAGGCCACCAAGGCGTCGGTCGAGAACCTGATCCTGCTCCAGCAGGGCCGCGGCGAACTGGCGTTCACGCTGGGCGACTCGCTGAAAGCGGCCTGGGAGGGCGACGAGGAGGCGGGCTTCAAGACCAAGCTCGACAAGCTCAGGACCATCGGCGCGATCTATCCGAACTACATCCAGATCGTCGCGACCGCCGAGTCCGGCATCAAGACGCTCGCGGATCTCAAGGGCAAGAGCCTGTCGGTCGGCGCGCCGAAGTCGGGCACCGAGCTCAATTCCCGCGCGATCCTCGGCGCCGCCGGCATGACCTACAAGGACCTCGGCAAGGTCGAATATCTGCCGTTCGCCGAATCCGTCGACCTCATGAAGAACCGCCAGCTGGGCGCGACCCTGCAATCGGCCGGCCTTGGCGTCGCCTCGCTGAAGGATCTCTCCAGCTCGAGCTCGATCACGGTGGTCGCGGTGCCGAAGGAGACCGTCGACAAGATCGGTCCGCCCTTCATCTCGACGATCATTCCCGCCAACACCTATACCGGCCAGGACAAGGATGTGCCGACCGCGGCCGTGGTCAACTACCTCGTGACCAACTCCACGGTGTCGGACGATCTCGCCTACCAGATGACCAAGCTGATCTACGAGTCGCTGCCGGAATTGCAGAATGCCCATGCCGCGGGCAAGGAGATCAAGCTCGAGACGGCCGCCACCGGCAGCCCGGTTCCGCTGCATCCCGGCGCGATCCGCTATTACAAGGAAAAAGGGCTGATCAAGTAG
- a CDS encoding TRAP transporter permease, which yields MLQAEGTEAPIKVEFDNFEHGFPEGFGPGRWGQLAYWIGIAFATFQLYVAAFNYLPSQVVRGVHVGFLVLLTFGLIANFTAKSGAGRALGWVIGGAGFFCGLYQWIFYADLIARDGDPTKLDLAVGTLLAVLIFEGTRRLMGAALPLMCGACLLYWFFGQYLPSPLNHRGYDFDQIVTHLSFGTEGFYGVPIYVSATYIFLFILFGSFLERAGMIQLFTDVSLGLFGRTRGGPAKVAVFASGMMGTISGSGVANVVTVGQFTIPLMIRFGYRRAFAAGVEATASMGGQIMPPVMGAVAFIMAETLGVQYSEIVKAAAIPAILYFASAFWMVHLEAGKHGLVGMKRSEIPSAWKALVTRWYLVLPLAALVYMLFEGFTPLYAGSMGLALTVGLILGTAITTGASSNVIRYIFWIGLALVVAALSRDGLQIVPVASVVVGLIVITAFIRGGFKALRDCRDALAESAKSAITVGMACAIVGVIIGMMSQTGVGTIFGGWVIGLGEKSLFLALIMTMLLSILLGTGIPTIPTYIITAALAAPALAKLGVPLIASHMFAFYYGIMADLSPPVALAALAAAPIAKENPDKIGWEAMRIALAGYVIPFIFVYSPALMLQGGDPMAARLGFYGAVALASFKALVAIALFGMVAIGFLFTRMTLVERVVALGAAMCLLGDFAFSDTAGFVLAAALVLWQWRQRPPATVEAV from the coding sequence ATGTTGCAGGCAGAGGGCACCGAAGCGCCCATCAAGGTCGAATTCGACAATTTCGAGCACGGCTTTCCGGAAGGCTTCGGCCCGGGCCGGTGGGGCCAACTCGCCTACTGGATCGGCATCGCCTTTGCGACCTTCCAGCTCTATGTCGCCGCCTTCAACTATCTGCCGAGCCAGGTGGTGCGCGGCGTCCATGTCGGCTTCCTGGTCCTGCTCACCTTCGGCCTGATCGCCAACTTCACCGCGAAGAGCGGCGCCGGCCGCGCGCTCGGCTGGGTGATCGGCGGCGCCGGTTTCTTCTGCGGTCTCTATCAGTGGATCTTCTATGCCGATCTGATCGCGCGCGATGGCGATCCGACCAAGCTCGATCTGGCGGTCGGCACGCTGCTCGCTGTGCTGATCTTCGAGGGCACAAGGCGGCTGATGGGCGCGGCGCTGCCGCTGATGTGCGGCGCGTGCCTGCTCTACTGGTTCTTCGGGCAATATCTGCCGTCGCCGCTCAACCACCGTGGCTATGATTTCGACCAGATCGTCACCCATCTGTCGTTCGGCACCGAAGGTTTCTACGGCGTGCCGATCTACGTGTCGGCGACCTACATCTTCCTGTTCATCCTGTTCGGCTCGTTCCTGGAGCGCGCCGGCATGATCCAGCTGTTCACCGACGTCTCGCTCGGCCTGTTCGGCCGCACCCGCGGCGGACCTGCCAAGGTCGCGGTGTTTGCTTCGGGCATGATGGGAACGATCTCCGGCTCGGGCGTCGCCAACGTCGTCACCGTCGGCCAGTTCACGATCCCGCTGATGATCCGGTTCGGCTACCGCCGCGCGTTTGCCGCCGGCGTGGAGGCCACGGCGTCGATGGGCGGACAGATCATGCCGCCGGTGATGGGGGCGGTCGCCTTCATCATGGCGGAGACGCTCGGCGTCCAGTACTCGGAGATCGTCAAGGCGGCGGCGATCCCCGCCATTCTCTATTTTGCGTCCGCCTTCTGGATGGTGCACCTGGAAGCCGGCAAGCACGGTCTCGTCGGCATGAAGCGCTCGGAGATCCCGAGCGCCTGGAAGGCGCTGGTGACGCGCTGGTACCTCGTGCTGCCGCTCGCTGCCCTCGTTTACATGCTGTTCGAAGGTTTCACGCCGCTCTACGCCGGCAGCATGGGTCTCGCGCTGACGGTGGGGCTGATCCTCGGCACCGCCATCACGACGGGCGCTTCCTCGAACGTGATCCGCTACATCTTCTGGATCGGGCTTGCGCTCGTCGTCGCCGCGCTGTCGCGTGACGGCCTGCAGATCGTGCCGGTCGCCAGCGTCGTCGTCGGGCTGATCGTGATCACCGCTTTCATCCGCGGCGGGTTCAAGGCCTTGCGCGATTGTCGCGATGCGCTGGCAGAGAGTGCGAAGTCGGCCATCACCGTTGGCATGGCCTGCGCCATCGTCGGCGTCATCATCGGCATGATGTCGCAGACCGGCGTCGGCACCATCTTCGGCGGCTGGGTGATCGGGCTCGGCGAGAAGAGCCTGTTCCTGGCACTGATCATGACCATGCTGCTGTCGATCCTGCTCGGCACCGGCATTCCGACCATCCCGACCTACATCATCACCGCCGCGCTCGCAGCACCTGCGCTGGCCAAGCTCGGCGTGCCGCTGATCGCCAGCCACATGTTCGCGTTCTACTACGGCATCATGGCCGACCTCTCGCCGCCGGTGGCGCTCGCGGCGCTCGCGGCGGCGCCGATCGCCAAGGAGAACCCGGACAAGATCGGCTGGGAGGCGATGCGCATCGCGCTCGCCGGCTATGTCATCCCCTTCATCTTCGTCTATTCGCCGGCGCTGATGCTGCAGGGCGGCGATCCCATGGCGGCCAGGCTCGGCTTCTACGGCGCGGTGGCGCTGGCGAGCTTCAAGGCGCTGGTGGCGATCGCGCTGTTCGGGATGGTCGCGATCGGCTTCCTGTTCACGCGCATGACACTGGTCGAGCGCGTGGTCGCGCTCGGCGCTGCGATGTGCCTGCTCGGCGACTTCGCCTTCAGCGACACCGCGGGCTTTGTGCTCGCCGCCGCGCTGGTGTTGTGGCAGTGGCGGCAGCGTCCGCCCGCGACCGTCGAGGCGGTGTGA